One window from the genome of Malacoplasma penetrans HF-2 encodes:
- a CDS encoding ATP-binding protein, whose translation MKEKFNIQPEAGILSVFSRLNYKVWYAIAEFVDNSTASFYENYKTMSSEPYNITKLSVHVTYNDIENTLTIQDDAFGMDLADFKKAILLDQKPQQIGRNEFGMGLKTAASWFGNTWTVSSTRLGSDEEYFTEVNISKMKTQHLNEIEIETKKVHKNKHGTTITIYDLTKKISGTTKGKVKEILSSMYRRDIKNGKINIYYDGEKLEFHDFDVLEYQGKEWKKEINFNFEFSGNKYNVTGFVGILSDKKTGKGSYKNAGFALFRYGRIILGGPDLNYKPKEIFQQSQSQISIKLFGELNMEDFPVNQAKDGFIWDDGLEEEFLKELKLNILDYIKIAKLSKSERISDDFISDESSDEIQKSVQNVLDSVLLTKQNDDKDFQKDNKEIEEFEKMQEDYNNSAEETFSKPRFYNIPINGLKESQISVIWKNSPDRDLFTYDSKKEEIYINLNHPFFKPFSTSQDFKVLLDGFVISYIYAEKFSIYPEKEYLINKYDFLQNLNSFLYKFGRGKK comes from the coding sequence ATGAAAGAGAAATTTAACATACAACCTGAAGCAGGGATTCTGAGTGTATTTTCTAGATTAAACTATAAAGTTTGATATGCTATTGCTGAATTTGTTGATAATTCAACAGCATCTTTTTATGAAAATTACAAAACCATGTCTTCAGAACCATACAATATTACAAAACTTAGTGTGCATGTTACTTATAATGACATTGAAAATACACTAACAATTCAAGACGATGCTTTTGGTATGGATTTAGCAGATTTTAAAAAAGCTATTTTATTAGATCAAAAACCCCAGCAAATTGGAAGAAATGAATTTGGTATGGGATTAAAAACTGCAGCTTCATGGTTTGGAAACACTTGAACAGTAAGTAGTACAAGATTGGGTTCAGATGAAGAATATTTTACAGAAGTCAACATATCAAAAATGAAAACCCAACATTTAAATGAAATAGAAATTGAAACTAAAAAAGTACACAAAAATAAACATGGTACAACAATAACTATTTATGATTTAACTAAAAAAATTAGTGGAACAACTAAAGGTAAAGTTAAAGAAATCTTAAGCAGCATGTATAGAAGAGATATCAAAAATGGGAAAATAAACATTTATTATGATGGAGAAAAACTAGAATTTCATGATTTTGATGTTTTAGAATACCAAGGTAAAGAGTGAAAAAAAGAAATAAATTTTAATTTTGAATTTTCCGGGAACAAATATAATGTTACAGGTTTTGTAGGGATTCTTAGTGATAAAAAAACAGGTAAAGGAAGTTATAAAAATGCAGGGTTTGCATTATTTAGATATGGAAGAATTATATTGGGTGGACCAGATCTTAACTACAAACCAAAAGAAATTTTTCAACAAAGTCAAAGTCAAATATCTATAAAGTTGTTTGGAGAATTGAATATGGAAGATTTTCCAGTTAATCAAGCAAAAGATGGATTCATTTGAGATGATGGATTAGAAGAAGAATTTTTAAAAGAACTTAAACTTAACATATTGGATTATATAAAAATTGCAAAACTTTCAAAATCAGAAAGAATTTCAGATGATTTTATAAGTGATGAAAGTTCAGATGAAATACAAAAAAGTGTACAGAATGTACTGGATAGTGTTTTACTAACAAAGCAAAATGATGATAAAGATTTTCAAAAAGATAATAAAGAAATAGAAGAATTTGAAAAAATGCAAGAAGACTATAATAATTCTGCAGAAGAAACTTTTTCAAAACCTAGATTTTATAATATCCCTATAAATGGTTTAAAAGAAAGTCAAATTTCTGTAATTTGAAAAAATTCTCCAGATAGAGATTTGTTTACTTATGACAGTAAAAAGGAAGAAATATATATAAATCTAAACCATCCCTTTTTTAAACCTTTCTCAACATCTCAAGATTTTAAAGTACTTTTGGATGGTTTTGTTATTTCATACATTTATGCAGAAAAGTTTTCAATATATCCTGAAAAGGAGTATTTGATAAATAAATATGATTTTTTACAAAACTTAAATAGTTTTTTATATAAATTTGGAAGAGGGAAAAAATAG
- a CDS encoding SDR family oxidoreductase — protein sequence MSNKIDSINKVVVITGASSGIGYAIGKYLSSKHYTVYSLSRQFKEDKYIRYIECDITNYEQVDDCLYTIFQKHNHIDLIINNSGFGITSAIEELDINKYQEMLKVNVDAALNLSIQAINYLKQSHGKIINMGSIASEIISLFGTHYSISKQLLKLLSYCLYNECKYQKIGICNLIIGKTHSDFEKNRIINTKSDSAYSRDLNNYLNVFNSSTKHWMQPIKIAKQIYKLDKKRKIPITKTIGLKNKLMILFFKSISTNLSNKITYNFFCKTKK from the coding sequence ATGTCTAATAAAATTGATTCAATAAATAAAGTTGTAGTAATTACAGGGGCATCATCTGGAATTGGATATGCAATAGGAAAATATTTATCTTCTAAACATTACACTGTATATTCTCTTTCTAGACAATTCAAAGAAGATAAATATATAAGATATATTGAGTGTGATATTACCAACTATGAACAAGTAGATGATTGTTTGTATACAATTTTTCAAAAACACAATCATATAGATTTAATTATTAATAACAGTGGTTTTGGAATAACTTCTGCTATTGAAGAATTAGATATTAATAAATATCAAGAAATGCTTAAAGTAAATGTAGATGCTGCTTTAAATTTATCTATACAAGCTATTAATTACTTAAAACAGTCTCATGGAAAGATAATTAATATGGGATCAATTGCATCTGAAATTATTTCTTTATTTGGTACCCACTATTCAATATCTAAACAACTTCTAAAATTATTATCTTATTGTTTATATAATGAATGTAAATATCAAAAGATTGGTATTTGTAATTTAATAATTGGTAAAACCCATTCAGATTTTGAAAAAAATAGAATTATTAATACAAAATCAGATTCTGCATATAGTAGAGATTTGAATAATTATTTAAATGTATTTAATTCTTCTACTAAACATTGAATGCAACCTATAAAGATTGCCAAACAAATTTATAAATTAGATAAGAAAAGAAAAATTCCTATTACTAAAACAATAGGATTAAAAAATAAATTAATGATTTTGTTTTTTAAATCAATATCTACTAATTTATCTAATAAAATTACTTATAACTTTTTTTGTAAAACTAAAAAATAG
- a CDS encoding C1 family peptidase yields MRRNVEFELIEKFEKNLNIKEVKKVSNILFNTSIYQASYNAQKINKLNQNFSLDLIGLPVENQHKSGRCWLFAATNFIREQIAKKLNLDNLSLSNAYLAFWDKIERSNFFLEAMIENINKPLDDRLVRHFLRTGIEDGGQWDMAVNLIEKYGVVPYDVMKDTAHAADTQTINYLLNWKLRDFTAELRKDIDKSPENLSRKKEQMMKEIFKLLQTFYGEIPQTFDFEYSIDLEKVKEADDNLFYTDSYDKYTRRYFLDKNLTPQSFYQKYVDIKLDEFISIIHAPQDTKDFFKLYTFKYLNNVIEGRPVLHCNVPLDLFKYLIWEQLEKTKLPVWFGSDVSWFRDWISGTWDDQLFDIENLFNTSFQLKKGEQLTYRTSFMTHAMVIVGLNSNQEENYSLDLSNFSSYEQWSLAAKKMDFNRWKIENSWGDDVGYYGYWTISGSWFDKYTYQAVVSKKLLVEALNNLNLPSIEEQVTENLDPWDPIGTLA; encoded by the coding sequence ATGAGAAGAAATGTTGAATTTGAATTGATTGAAAAATTTGAAAAAAATTTAAATATTAAAGAAGTTAAAAAAGTTTCTAATATTTTATTTAACACATCAATTTACCAAGCAAGTTATAATGCTCAAAAGATCAATAAACTAAATCAAAATTTTTCATTGGATTTAATTGGTTTACCAGTTGAAAACCAACATAAGAGTGGAAGATGTTGATTATTTGCAGCAACTAATTTCATTAGAGAACAAATTGCTAAAAAACTAAATTTAGACAACCTTTCTTTGTCTAATGCTTATTTAGCTTTCTGAGATAAGATTGAACGTTCTAATTTCTTTTTAGAAGCAATGATTGAAAACATCAATAAACCACTAGATGATAGATTGGTAAGACACTTTTTAAGAACTGGTATTGAAGATGGTGGTCAATGAGATATGGCAGTAAACTTAATTGAAAAATATGGAGTTGTGCCATATGATGTAATGAAAGATACTGCACATGCTGCAGACACACAAACTATAAATTATTTACTTAATTGAAAATTAAGAGACTTCACAGCAGAACTAAGAAAAGATATTGATAAATCACCTGAAAATTTATCTAGAAAAAAAGAACAAATGATGAAAGAAATTTTCAAGTTATTACAAACTTTCTATGGTGAAATTCCTCAAACTTTTGATTTTGAATATTCAATTGATTTAGAAAAAGTAAAAGAAGCTGATGATAACTTGTTCTATACAGACAGTTATGACAAATATACTAGAAGATATTTTCTAGATAAAAATTTAACACCTCAAAGTTTTTATCAAAAATATGTAGATATTAAACTTGATGAATTTATAAGTATTATTCATGCTCCGCAAGATACTAAAGATTTCTTTAAATTATATACATTTAAATACTTAAACAATGTAATTGAAGGAAGACCAGTTTTGCATTGCAATGTTCCTTTAGATTTATTTAAATATTTAATTTGAGAACAACTAGAAAAAACAAAACTACCAGTTTGATTTGGTTCTGATGTTAGTTGATTTAGAGATTGAATAAGTGGTACTTGAGATGACCAACTATTTGATATTGAAAATTTATTCAATACTTCTTTCCAATTAAAAAAAGGAGAACAATTAACTTACAGAACTAGCTTTATGACTCATGCAATGGTAATAGTTGGATTAAACTCTAACCAAGAAGAAAACTATAGTTTAGATTTATCTAATTTTAGTAGTTATGAACAATGGTCTCTTGCAGCTAAGAAAATGGATTTCAATAGATGAAAGATTGAAAACAGTTGAGGAGATGATGTAGGTTATTATGGATACTGAACTATTAGTGGTTCATGATTTGATAAATATACTTATCAAGCAGTTGTTTCTAAAAAACTATTAGTTGAAGCTTTAAATAATTTAAACTTACCTTCAATTGAAGAACAAGTTACTGAAAACCTAGATCCATGAGATCCTATAGGAACTTTAGCATAA
- a CDS encoding C1 family peptidase, whose protein sequence is MDQKRKVNLDELFEYQKELLKDSSFRVSQNALVNNKLEDVAIDFESLKKYNGEYTNNIKPASAKITHQKNSGRCWIFAALNMIRDKFIEDNNLENFEFSQSYLHFYDKLEKANVFLNHMVDMVDVDSTDRVLFSLLSEATGDGGFFDWAKNLILKYGLVPKSEMEDSFSSSNTLTINKLLDLKLKQAAIEIRKYKEDKSQIFQIKEKYLYDVYKILVSAYGLPPKKFDLFLKDKKEKTKNFYGLTPLTFLKKIKFNFDDYVSIVYTPYRKIKPFQRYELTYANAMQEKGNAVFTTVDQATFRLMALSMMYKKKSIWFACDVDHFSSRQKGIWATDLYDFENFFNIKFNKDISQHIEYSQIGSNHAMTLQGFDLNTKSWEKVKSDYFAKNKSKKLSIDDFKSLVNLIPIKKWNIENSWGEKFGNKGIFTISDDWFNNYVYEIVLSKSLFKEFLKNPEFLSKTEFAKFKSSSSQNKTDFLYEQMLSNALATKPIKLALWEPFNKFMKGVK, encoded by the coding sequence ATGGACCAAAAAAGAAAAGTAAATCTAGATGAATTGTTTGAATATCAAAAAGAATTATTAAAAGATAGTTCATTTAGAGTAAGTCAAAATGCTTTAGTAAATAATAAATTGGAAGATGTAGCAATTGATTTTGAAAGTTTAAAAAAATACAATGGTGAATACACTAATAACATTAAACCAGCATCTGCAAAAATAACTCATCAAAAAAATTCAGGAAGATGTTGAATTTTTGCTGCATTAAATATGATTAGAGATAAGTTCATTGAAGATAATAATTTAGAGAACTTTGAATTTTCTCAATCTTATTTACACTTCTATGACAAATTAGAAAAAGCTAATGTTTTTTTAAACCACATGGTTGATATGGTAGATGTAGACTCAACTGATAGAGTATTATTTAGTTTATTGTCTGAAGCTACTGGAGATGGTGGTTTCTTTGATTGAGCTAAAAATTTAATTTTAAAATATGGATTAGTACCAAAATCTGAAATGGAAGATAGTTTTTCAAGCTCTAATACTTTAACTATTAATAAATTACTTGATTTAAAGTTAAAGCAAGCTGCTATTGAAATTAGAAAATATAAAGAAGATAAATCACAAATCTTTCAAATTAAAGAAAAGTATTTATATGATGTATACAAAATTTTAGTATCTGCATATGGATTGCCTCCTAAAAAGTTTGATTTGTTTTTAAAAGATAAAAAAGAAAAAACTAAAAATTTTTATGGGTTAACACCACTTACATTCCTTAAAAAAATTAAATTTAATTTTGATGATTATGTAAGTATAGTTTATACACCTTATAGAAAAATAAAACCATTCCAAAGATATGAACTAACTTATGCAAATGCAATGCAAGAAAAAGGTAATGCAGTTTTCACTACAGTTGATCAAGCAACTTTTAGATTAATGGCACTATCAATGATGTATAAGAAAAAATCAATTTGATTTGCTTGTGATGTAGATCACTTCTCTTCTCGTCAAAAAGGAATTTGAGCAACAGATTTATATGATTTTGAAAATTTCTTTAATATTAAATTTAATAAAGACATTTCTCAACATATTGAATATTCTCAAATAGGATCAAACCATGCAATGACATTACAAGGATTTGATTTAAATACTAAATCTTGAGAGAAAGTAAAATCAGATTATTTTGCTAAAAACAAAAGTAAAAAACTTTCAATTGATGATTTTAAATCTTTAGTTAATTTAATTCCTATTAAAAAATGAAATATAGAAAATAGCTGAGGAGAAAAATTTGGAAATAAAGGTATCTTTACAATTTCAGATGATTGATTTAACAACTATGTTTATGAAATTGTTTTAAGTAAATCTTTATTTAAAGAATTTTTAAAAAACCCAGAATTCTTATCTAAAACTGAATTTGCTAAATTTAAATCTAGTTCTAGTCAAAATAAAACAGATTTCTTATATGAACAAATGTTATCTAATGCATTAGCAACTAAACCAATTAAATTAGCTTTATGAGAACCATTTAATAAATTTATGAAAGGAGTTAAATAA
- the rplQ gene encoding 50S ribosomal protein L17, protein MSYINKKGKTTSWRLMVIRQQVSEVIANNQITTTLTKAKETRKHVDRIITLAKKNTLASRRAAAAILLDTSISTKDQLIQKLFTDLQKKYTSRNGGYTRILKLGRRKGDNVEEAILQLV, encoded by the coding sequence ATGTCTTATATTAATAAAAAAGGTAAAACTACTTCTTGAAGATTAATGGTGATTCGTCAACAAGTATCTGAAGTAATAGCTAATAATCAAATTACAACAACTTTGACTAAAGCTAAAGAAACTAGAAAACATGTTGATAGAATTATCACTTTAGCTAAGAAAAATACCTTAGCTTCTAGAAGAGCTGCAGCTGCAATTCTTTTAGATACATCAATTTCAACAAAAGATCAATTAATCCAAAAATTGTTCACAGATTTACAAAAAAAATATACATCTAGAAATGGTGGATATACAAGAATCTTGAAATTGGGTAGACGTAAAGGTGATAATGTTGAAGAAGCCATTCTTCAATTAGTTTAA
- a CDS encoding DNA-directed RNA polymerase subunit alpha, whose protein sequence is MEKFLRYNIQIGKDQNKDADYGVFVFKPLERGFGHTLGNSLRRVLLSNIIGHSLFAIKIPNVSHEFQSIKGVKEDLTQIILNLKRLVVKIDQEIFGEEEQKETSLEKWPTLKIDFSKGGVLKASDIETPVGFEIINKDMYIATIESGVKFKMELFVKTGRGFTTFSENKELINAINVIAVDSNFSPVLKVGYKVSDIKTTKNEINDVLELEVATNGAVSAAEAVAMSAKILLEHYKPIVTELFDNYNDLRIINEEATVSSSKSSLAISIDELELSVRSYNCLKRAGIHTITQLTDKTKGEIEKIRNLGKKSFKEIIKKIQDRNLKLKEEQN, encoded by the coding sequence ATGGAAAAATTTTTAAGATATAATATTCAAATTGGTAAAGACCAAAATAAAGATGCAGACTATGGAGTGTTTGTTTTCAAACCTTTAGAAAGAGGATTTGGGCATACATTAGGAAATAGTTTAAGAAGAGTATTATTAAGCAATATCATTGGGCATAGCTTATTTGCTATTAAAATTCCAAATGTTTCACATGAGTTCCAATCAATTAAAGGTGTTAAAGAGGATTTAACTCAAATTATTTTAAACTTGAAAAGACTTGTTGTTAAAATTGACCAAGAAATTTTTGGTGAAGAAGAACAAAAAGAAACGAGTTTAGAAAAATGACCAACACTTAAAATTGATTTCTCAAAAGGTGGAGTTTTAAAAGCTTCTGATATTGAAACACCAGTTGGGTTTGAAATCATTAATAAAGATATGTATATTGCTACAATTGAAAGTGGTGTTAAATTCAAAATGGAACTATTTGTTAAAACTGGAAGAGGTTTTACAACATTTAGTGAAAACAAAGAATTAATCAATGCTATCAATGTAATTGCAGTAGATTCAAACTTCTCTCCTGTACTTAAAGTTGGATATAAAGTTAGTGATATTAAAACTACTAAAAATGAAATTAATGATGTTCTAGAATTAGAAGTAGCAACTAATGGTGCAGTTTCAGCTGCTGAAGCTGTTGCTATGAGTGCAAAGATTCTATTAGAACATTACAAACCAATTGTTACTGAATTATTTGATAACTATAATGACTTAAGAATTATTAATGAAGAAGCTACAGTTTCATCAAGTAAATCTTCATTAGCAATTTCAATTGATGAATTAGAATTATCAGTACGTTCATACAATTGTTTAAAAAGAGCTGGGATTCATACAATTACTCAATTAACTGACAAAACAAAAGGTGAAATTGAAAAAATTAGAAATCTTGGTAAAAAATCATTCAAAGAAATTATTAAAAAGATTCAAGACAGAAACTTGAAATTAAAAGAAGAACAAAACTAG
- the rpsK gene encoding 30S ribosomal protein S11, with protein sequence MAKKRKKKLSSPEGISHIHASANNTIVTLTNTGGDAITWSSSGSIGYKGSKKSTPYAAGIAAETAAKVAIDLGLKKVIVKVNGTGSGKDTAIRSLHAAGLEISEIHDVTPIPHNGCRPPKKPR encoded by the coding sequence ATGGCAAAGAAAAGAAAAAAGAAATTAAGCTCTCCTGAAGGAATTTCTCACATTCATGCATCTGCTAACAATACTATTGTTACTTTAACTAACACTGGTGGGGATGCTATTACTTGATCAAGTTCTGGATCAATTGGTTATAAAGGTTCAAAAAAATCTACACCATATGCAGCTGGTATAGCAGCAGAAACTGCAGCTAAAGTTGCAATTGATTTAGGATTAAAAAAAGTAATTGTAAAAGTGAATGGGACTGGTAGTGGTAAAGATACTGCAATTAGAAGTTTACATGCAGCTGGATTAGAAATATCTGAAATTCACGATGTTACTCCAATTCCACACAATGGATGTAGACCGCCTAAGAAACCAAGATAA
- the rpsM gene encoding 30S ribosomal protein S13, translating to MARILGVDIPNNKRVVISLTYIFGIGKSRSQEILSKAKIDENKKVSALSEEELATIRKIASEYVIEGDLRREVAMNIKRLMEIGSYRGIRHRRNLPVRGQRTKCNARTRKGPRKTVANKKIETK from the coding sequence ATGGCTCGTATATTAGGGGTTGATATTCCAAATAATAAAAGAGTTGTAATCTCTTTAACTTATATTTTTGGAATTGGAAAATCAAGAAGTCAAGAAATTTTATCAAAAGCTAAAATAGATGAAAATAAAAAAGTTTCTGCTCTTTCTGAAGAAGAGTTAGCAACTATTAGAAAAATAGCTTCTGAATATGTAATCGAAGGTGATTTACGTAGAGAAGTTGCTATGAACATTAAAAGATTAATGGAAATCGGTTCTTATCGTGGTATTAGACATAGAAGAAATTTACCTGTAAGAGGTCAAAGAACTAAGTGTAATGCTAGAACAAGAAAAGGTCCAAGAAAAACTGTAGCAAATAAAAAAATTGAAACTAAATAA
- the rpmJ gene encoding 50S ribosomal protein L36: MKVRSSVKPICKDCKVINRHSRVMVICKTAKHKQRQG; encoded by the coding sequence ATGAAAGTTAGATCTTCAGTAAAACCTATTTGCAAGGACTGTAAAGTTATTAACAGACACAGTCGTGTAATGGTAATTTGCAAAACTGCTAAGCACAAGCAAAGACAAGGATAA
- the infA gene encoding translation initiation factor IF-1 translates to MSKEGKITLKGKVVTALQGGQFKVLLENNVEIIANVSGKIRVYKIQILKGDTVEVELSPYDLTRGRIIYRIS, encoded by the coding sequence ATGTCAAAAGAAGGAAAAATAACATTAAAAGGTAAAGTAGTGACTGCCCTACAAGGTGGTCAATTTAAAGTTTTACTAGAAAATAATGTTGAGATAATAGCTAACGTATCTGGTAAAATCCGTGTTTACAAAATACAGATTTTAAAAGGTGATACTGTAGAAGTTGAGTTAAGTCCATACGACCTAACACGTGGCAGGATTATCTATAGAATATCTTAA
- the map gene encoding type I methionyl aminopeptidase, whose translation MIYLKSNYEIEQIKKACSVWKKVRQALIENAAAGKSLIELDELAKKVTIENDCTTPFHQYRGFPGYNCISVNDVVIHGVPTNYKLKDKDMVTFDVGVAYNGYICDAAFTVIIGENVEAQKINDVCYKSLIEGIKQIKPGNRIGDISNAIEEYVVSNGYYILEDFGGHGCGRKLHEDPIILNYGVKNSGPIIKPNMVLCIEPMILTEDASYYIDKDKWSVIASNHKLSCHWEHMVLVTNEGYEILTE comes from the coding sequence ATGATTTATTTAAAATCAAATTATGAAATTGAACAAATCAAAAAAGCTTGTAGTGTTTGAAAAAAAGTAAGACAAGCTTTGATTGAAAATGCAGCTGCTGGAAAGTCTCTAATTGAACTAGATGAATTGGCAAAGAAAGTAACAATTGAAAATGATTGTACAACTCCTTTTCATCAATATAGAGGCTTTCCGGGTTATAATTGTATTTCAGTGAATGATGTAGTAATTCACGGAGTCCCAACCAACTACAAATTGAAAGATAAAGATATGGTAACATTTGATGTTGGTGTTGCATATAATGGTTACATATGCGATGCTGCTTTTACAGTGATCATAGGCGAAAATGTAGAAGCTCAAAAAATTAATGATGTTTGCTACAAATCATTAATTGAAGGTATTAAACAAATTAAGCCAGGCAATAGAATTGGTGATATATCAAATGCTATCGAAGAATATGTAGTATCAAATGGATATTACATATTAGAAGATTTTGGAGGTCATGGATGTGGTAGAAAACTGCATGAAGATCCCATTATCTTAAATTATGGAGTTAAAAATAGTGGTCCTATCATTAAACCTAATATGGTTTTATGCATTGAACCCATGATCTTAACAGAAGATGCTTCATATTATATTGATAAAGACAAATGGTCAGTAATAGCTTCTAACCACAAACTATCATGCCATTGAGAACATATGGTGTTGGTTACAAATGAAGGTTATGAAATATTGACTGAATAG
- a CDS encoding adenylate kinase family protein, which yields MKLVLLGAPGCGKGTISDYLVKNYGLVHLSTGDIFRQTIDQKGPYWEELKSYISKGLLVPDELTNKILKNALDKNMDKSFILDGCIRTIAQADFLSTILDIDLALYLEVPFDVLEKRLTGRRICSKCKRIYNIHYSAPKKEDICDDDGEFLIQRKDDQKEIIDERMKVYRTNSEPLIKYYEKLNKLVAINSENLDDLEKNIDDLFINKFNLRKIA from the coding sequence ATGAAATTAGTTTTATTAGGTGCACCAGGTTGTGGAAAGGGAACAATCTCTGATTACCTTGTTAAAAATTATGGATTAGTACATTTATCAACTGGTGATATTTTTAGACAAACAATTGATCAAAAAGGTCCTTATTGAGAAGAACTTAAAAGTTACATCTCTAAGGGGTTGTTAGTTCCGGATGAATTAACAAATAAAATTTTAAAAAATGCATTAGATAAAAACATGGATAAGTCTTTTATCTTGGATGGATGTATTAGAACAATTGCACAAGCTGATTTTTTATCAACTATCTTAGACATTGATCTTGCATTATATTTAGAAGTTCCTTTTGATGTATTAGAAAAAAGATTAACTGGAAGAAGAATTTGTAGTAAATGTAAAAGAATTTATAACATTCATTATTCTGCTCCAAAAAAGGAAGACATCTGTGATGATGATGGTGAATTCTTAATTCAAAGAAAAGATGACCAAAAAGAAATCATTGATGAAAGAATGAAAGTTTATAGAACAAATTCAGAACCTTTAATTAAGTACTATGAAAAACTTAATAAATTAGTTGCTATTAATTCTGAAAACTTAGATGATTTAGAAAAGAATATTGATGACTTATTTATTAACAAATTTAATTTAAGAAAGATTGCTTAA